In Candidatus Nealsonbacteria bacterium, the DNA window AAAAAGCCCCGATACACGCAAATGCCTATGAAGCCACCTGGAAACTTGATATATCGCTTTCTGAGGAAGAAATTTTACAGAACATGCGAAAAACTACCCGTTATCTCATCCGCCAGGCAGTAAAAAATCAAGACATTACGATTGAAAAGAGCGAAAAATTGGACGGTCTTGGCATTTACCAAAATCTTAGTAAAGAAGTGGCAAAAAGGCAGAAATTTGTTCCTTTTTCAGATGAATATATAAAAAATGAATTCGAAGTTTTTTCAAAAGACAATCAAGCTCTTTTATTTTTTGGAAAATATAAGGGAGAGATAGCGTCAGCAGCTTTGGTCGTTTTTTGGTCGGGCATCGGTTTTTATCATCAGGCAGCATCCCTTTCAAAATACGCCGAATTTTCAATTCCTTATTTGTTGCAATGGGAGGCAATAAAAGAGGCAAAAAAAAGGGGATGCAATTTTTATGATTTTTGGGGTTATATTGATCCTCAAAAATTTCCAAAACATCCTTGGTCCGGCCCCACTTTATTTAAAATGGGCTTTGGCGGCGGTGCTTATGAATATGTAAAAACCCAGGATTTTATTCTTTCTCAAAAATATTGGTTCAATTGGATGATTGAAAAATTGAGGAAAATTAAAAGAGGACTATGAAAAAAATTAAATATTATGGGAAATTTAATAAATACCGGTCGAGGAGAAAACGAAAAATATTTTATTTTATTCCTGTTTTATTATTTTTTACAATTTTTTATTTAATTTATTTTTCTCCATTTTTTCAAATTAAAAAAATTGAAATTTCCGGAAACCAAAAAATTTCCTCAGATAATTTAAAGGGTCCGATAGAAGATAAATTAATAAAAAAGATTTTGTTTTTTAATTCCAAAAGCTTATTTTTAGCGGACTTAAAAGAAATTGAGGAAAGTATTTTAAAAAAATATCCGGAAATTGAAAAAGTTAATTTTTTCAAAAAAATTCCCGATAAATTGATGGTTTTAATAAAAGAGAGAAGCCCCGTTGCTGTTCTTGAAAAAGACAACAATTATTTTTTAATTGATAAATCAGGAATAGTTTTTGAAAAAACCGAAGAAAAACAAAATTTTTTATTGATAAAAAAGCCGGAGTTTACCCAAGAAATAAAACTTGGGAATAACTTGATTGAAGAAGAATGGATGGGCCAAATTTTAAAAGTTGAACCTGAGTTTAAAAACAAAAACTTGGAATTTCGAATTGACTTCGCAGAAATTCTAAACGAGCAAAGGTTAAACGTTAAAACTTCCGAGGGTTTCGAAGTTTATTTTGACCTTTTGGGAGATATTTCCCAGCAAGTTTTAAATTTAAGCGTGATTTTAAAAGAAAAGATTTCTCCGAAAGAGCTGAGAAATCTTGAATATATTGATTTAAGATTTGGAAATCAAGTTTACTACAAATAAATTAAATAACACTTGGGGTGATAGCCAGTTTTTATTTTATATAGTAAACAAAGATTGAATTACCAATAAAAGCTACAGGATTATATTGATTAAGCCAATCATAATAGTCGGTTCTTTCCGTGTAATCCGGCAAAGCCATGGCCCGTCCTCCCTGAAGTTGGTTGGCAGACACCACCAAATAATTGCCCTTTGGCAAGTCGTTCGGAGATTTTTTCCCATCCCATCTTACATATTTTCCTTTTATGTAATAATCAAGGTCAGCTCCGCCGAAATAATCAATGTAGATTTTGTTAACATTGTTTTCTTCCATCCAGCTTTTTAATCTTTTAAAATCCTGCCCCCAATCCAAATTTGAATCAACCACATATTTATATCCGTTTTTAGGGCCGCCGACCGTTTCATTAAAGTAAGTTAAAAAATAAGGAAAAACCATTAAAGAAGAACCAATATACCAGCCGAGTAAAATTATTATCAAAAATAAAGCTGCTTTTTTAAAAGGAGCTTTTTTGATGTTATTTAAGAAGTTATTAATACCAAGGCAGGTCAAAATGAAGATAAAGGGCAGAGAAGGCAAGAGGTGCCTGACTCCTATATTAAGGGAGCCTGCCATTGAGGTTATCCAGTATATCAATACAAAAATCATCATTGAAAATTCTGTAAAATGATTTCTCACCCAATTCTTGATGTTATTTAGAATTTCTTTGAAAACTATTTTTTTAATTAAAACGGCGCTCGCTAAAATGGAAATTAGAGTGAGAAGGTGGAAAGCTAAGGGCAATTTTATAAAATAAACGACCGGAAAATAAAACCACCAACCGGCGGCCGAAACCATTCCAAAGAAATAAGTGGTGTTGCCGGTAGCAGTTCTGTTGGTTGCCATTAAAAGGCCTTCCGCATATTGGGCTATCGGCCGGGTTACAGGGTTTTTTGTCATTGCGAGATTCAAATTGATAATGGGTTTTGGAATGGCAGTGGTTTCCAGGAAAGCTTTGGTTTCGCTATATTGCAAGTCGGAAGGATAGTTTATCATATGATATCCATAAACAAGCCAGATAACACCGAGAGCTAAGAAAAGCAAAGCGAAGCCCGGGAAAATATATTTTAATAAGTTTTTAAATTTATTGCCGTTTTCTAAAAATATAAAAACAATTGTAATTACCGCGAAAAAAGGAAAAAGCAAAATCAATGAAAATTTAAATAATAAAGATATTCCCAAGGCTAATCCACCAAAAATGATATTTTTCTTGGACGGATTTTTAAGAAATTTTAAATAATAATAAGTAGCTAGGGTAGCCCCGAGGGCAGCGGCCACATCGGTGGTTACGAATCTTCCATTGGCGATAAAAGTGGGAGAAAAAGAAAAAACAGTCAAAACCAGGAGAGCTAATTTATTGCCTCCCAATTCTTTTGCCCAGCGGAAGGCGAACCATCCTAAAAATAATAAAATCAGAATCATCGGGACTCGGGCCCAGAATATTATTTTATCGGCATCGTTTCCGGAGCGGTATAAAAAATCCGAACCGAAATTAAATTGCACCCACCATCTTCCCTGGGACCCTTCCTGCCAAGCAGGGCTGTCTTTGGGAAAATTGATATTCATGAACAAAAGCGGAAGAGCGGAAAAATCTTTAACCAAAGGGGGATGCTCAGGATTTAATCTGTAATCTTTTTGGGTTAAATAGGAGTAGCCTGCCGGCAGATGGGCCAGCTCGTCAAAGGTTAGAGCATCGCCTTTCATGCTTAAAGCCGATATTAAAAAAATAAAAGCCAAAACAACAACGCAGATAATATTAGTTAATTTGTTTGATAATTGCATAATTTTTAAATTTTATTTTATCCTAATAACTTGGAGATGATATTTTATTTTTCTATTTCAAAAATAACAAAAGTTTCTTTTTCTATAATTTTTGCTTCAGGAAACTTTCTTTTCAGTTCATTAAAAAGCGAGTTTTTGTATATTGGAATAATAACGGTATTTTTATCGCCCAAAACAATTTTATCCAAATCTTGGGCTTTAATATAATTGGCTCGAGTTGTACCGAATTTAGTATTTTCAATAAACATCGGTGTTTGGCCGGGAATTGAGATGCCATAAAGCGGATATTGCAGTTCATTAACAATGACATATGTTTTTACGTTATTTGGCAAAGAATTAAGGTAATTTCCAATATCAAAAAGACCTTGGTCAAATGCTCCTTTGACTGCCGGACTTTGACCCCAAACAACAAAATATCTGTTGTATTCTCCATACGAGAACCAAGAAAGACAAAGAATTAATCCCAGAAACAAGGCGATCTTGGATTTTACTTTCAGAAAATCTTTTATTTTTTGATAAAGAAACACAAACCCTATGGCTGATAATATAAAAGCCGGAGGGATGGCCCCAATTGACCTTAAGGCGTGGGGAATGCCTTCGTAAGTTAAAGCGCTGGGTAAAATCATTACAAAAAGCCAAATTAATATGGTCGAATAAACAAGGAGCTGCGGATAATCTTTGTTTTTTAAGAAATAAAGAGATTTTTTGATTGAAAGGACAAATCCGATTAAAAATGCAATACCTATCGGCCAGAATAAAAGCGGCGACGGCCATGGGAAAATAGGAGAGAGAGCTATGTTGTGTCTCCAGTTGGGGTCTCCGTAAAAATTAAACATTCCCAAGTGAATCACAAAACTTCTTACAAAGCTTTTTATGGGATTAGGTTGTGAAAAAACCGAGACACCGGTTGCCCGACCGATAAAGTCTCCGGGATGTTGCATGAAATAAAAACCAATGGGAATAGCCACAATAACAATAGAGATAAAAATAAAAAAAGAGAAAAGAAAGAATTTTTTAAGAATTTTTTCCTTGTAATAAATCAAAAGCCATATAATAAACAAGAAAGCCAAAAGAAGTACGGCCAATCTAAAGGAAATATAAGTGTGAAAACCCAAACCGAAAATAGCCCCGCCGATTATCAAATCCAAAATTTTTTTAGTTCTAAGTCCTTTAAATAAAAAATAAAGAGAAAAAACCAAAATAAAAGGAGTAAAAATTGCTCTAAATCCCATTCTTGAAAAATTTACATGCCAAAAAGAAATAGCCAGAAAAAAAGAGGAAAGCAGAGCTATAAAATCCGAGACATTGGGCTTAAAGTTAGAAAGTTTAAAAATTTCTTTGGTGAACAAAAAAATTCCCAAAACCGTCAAAATTCCGATAATGGCCGAAACAATTTTTATCGACCAAATACTGATTCCAAAAATTAAAAAGGAAAACCCTATTAAGTTTATAAACAATCCTTCCCGGCCGTTGTTTTCCGGGTAAAAAATCTTAAAGTCATGATTTTTTATCGCCGACAGCGCATCAGTTCCGTTCATTGCGACATCGGGATAGAGGCCCGGTGGAATCGAATTCAGTTTCCATAATCGAAAGAAACAAGCTATTGAAAGAATAATAATTAAAAGAAGTAATATTTTTTTATTCATTAAGACATTTTAGCAATAAAATCAATTAAATAGAAGCAATCAATTGTGGATTTTGACAAAAGAAGCCCAATTTGTTATTTTTAAAATTAGTTATTTTACAAGGTGAGAAGATGGATGGAAAACAATTAAAAATAATAAACCCCGCCTTACAAGACCTTAAAAGATTAGAGGTTATTCAAGGGTTCAACGATAAGTTGGTAATAAACAGAGATTTATTCAGAGTGGATATTATAGTATATCCAAACTGGGGAAAGAAAATTCTTTTTCGTTTGATAAACGGTTTTAATTGCGAAGAAGTAAAAAAATGCAAAGAAGATAGAATCTATTATTTAAGCGTGTTTGAAGCAACAACCAAAGCCAGGATCAAGGCGGAAATTATCAGAATTTTATTAATTGAAATGAATAAAACAGGAATAAAAAACAATAATGCTCATTAATGAGCTTTTTTTGTTTAAAAATTATGATAATATGAAATATATGCAAAACAATAATTATCCTGGAAAATTTATCGTTTTTGAGGGATTAGATGGTTCCGGCCAATCAACTCAAGTCAGTCTTATGAAAGAATATTTGGAAAAAAAAGGATTTAAAGTTTTTTCGACCAAAGAACCGACTAAAAATTTAAGCGTTGCCCAAGAAATAAAAGATGTTTTGGAAAAAAAGAAAGAAACTTCCGCCGAGAATCTCCAAAAATTATTTGTCAAAGACAGAAAAGAGCATTTAGAGAAAGAAATTTTACCGGCCCTGGAAAGAGGGGAAATGGTTATTTCTGACCGTTATTTTTTCTCTACTTTTGCTTTCGGCACTGCCGACGGGTTGGACTTAGAATGGCTTATTCAGTTAAACAAAGAATTTTTAATGCCGGACGTTACTTTTTTATTAAAAGTGAAGCCCGAAACTTGCCTGGGAAGAATTACCAAAAGAGGAACCGAAAAAACCCTTTTTGAAGTTAAAGAAAAAATGCATAGAATTTGGGCGATTTTTGAAAAATTAGTTCCAAGATTCAATAATGTTTTTTTAATTGACGGAGAAAAATCAATTCAAGAGGTTTTTGAAGATTCAAAAAAAATAATAGAAAATAACCTAAAAATATGAAAAATATCAATCAAATAGCCAAAATTATCGACCAAACCAACATTGATTTAAAAGCAACCATTGAAGATATAAAGAAAACCTGCCAAGAAGCTAAAGAATACGGATTCAGAGGAGTTTGCATTAATCCCAAATGGACAAAATTGGCAAAAAAAGAATTAAAGGGAAGCAATACCAAGGTTATAATCTTAATTGACCCGCCAATGGGGCAAAGCACAACCTTGCAGCGAGTTAGAGCTTGTAAAAAAGCTAAAAAAGACGGAGCCGACGAGACAGACGTGGTAATGAATATTATTGATTTAAAATATGAAAGATATGGCAAAGTTTTAAAAGACCTGAAAACGATTTGTAAGATTCTGCCTACTAAAGTGATAATCGGTTCGGGGTTTTTGACAGACGGGGAAATTGAGAAAGCTTCAACATTGGTCAAGGAAGCCGGTGCCATTTGCGTGAAAACAGCCACATCAAAAGACCCGCTTGAAAGCCGGGAAATGGAAGAAAAGGCCAAGCATGTGGCAATTATGAAAAAGTCAGCCCCGGGATTATTGATTAAAGCTTCCGGCCGTGTTTCCAACTTAGAGGATTTGAAAAAAATGGTGGAAGCCGGCGCTGATTTAATCGGCACGAGCTACGGCGTTCAGATAATAAAAGAAACGTTTAACCAAAAATAATTTATATGGCGAAATTAAAGCCGGTAATTGGATTGGAGATTCACGTTGAATTGGGGACTAAAACCAAAATGTTTTGTTCTTGCTTGAATGACCCGGACCAAAAAAGTCCGAATTTTAACGTTTGTCCGGTTTGTATGGGGCACCCCGGAGTTTTACCGGTTGCCAACGAAGAGGCGATTGAAAGGGTTATAAAAACTGGAATTTCTTTAAATTGTGAAATTTCAGAAGACTCGAAATTTGACCGAAAAAGTTATTTTTATCCCGACCTGCCCAAAGGTTATCAAATCAGCCAGTTTTACATTCCTTTTTGCAAACAAGGATTTTTAAAAATAAATAATAAAAAAATAAGAATCAGGGAAATTCATTTGGAAGAAGACACGGGCCGGCTGGTTCATCCCGTGGACGAAGATTCCAGCTTGGCTGATTTTAACAGGGCGGGGATTCCCTTAATGGAGCTGGTTACCGAGCCCGATATTAATTCAGCCAAAGAGGCCAGGGAATTTGCCCAAGAACTTCAGCTTATTTTAAGATACTTGGACATTTCAAAGGCTGATATGGAAAAAGGACAAATGAGGGTGGAGGCGAACATTTCAGTCGGGAAAAACAATAAACTGGGTACAAAAGTGGAAATAAAAAATATTAATTCTTTCAGGTCCGTAGAAAGGGGAATTGATTATGAAATAAAAAGACAGACGGAACTTTTAGAATCGGGGGAGCAAATTGTTCAGGAAACCAGGGGCTGGCTGGAAGAAAAGGGCGAAACCCAGAGCCAGAGGACAAAAGAGGAAGCCCATGATTACAGATATTTTCCGGAACCGGATTTGCCCGTCTTTAAAACAGGAACCAAAAATTATATTTCAAGAATAAAAAGACAACTTCCCGAGCTTCCCAATCAAAGAAGGGAAAGATTTAATAAAGAGTATAATTTATCGGAAAGGGAAATTGAAATTTTTGTGCAAAACAAGGATTTGGGCGAATATTTTGAAAAAGTTTATTCGGAGTTGAAAGATTGGGTTTCTTCGGTTGAAATGAAAAGAAAAATTTCCAAAAAAGAAGAAACAAAGCTGATTAAGCTTTGCACGAATTATCTTTTAACCGACCTACAATTTTTAATTAAAGGAAAAGCCTTTGAAAAAGAAAAATTTCCCATAACTCCGGAAAATTTTGGCGAGTTCATCACTTTGATTTATGAAGGAAAAATTTCTTCAAAAATCGGAAAAATGTTGTTGCCGGAAATGTTTAAAACGGGCGGGGACCCTTCTCAATTAATCAGAGAAAAGGGCTTGTCTCAGATCGATGACCGTTCTGAAATTGAAACAAAGGCCAAAAAAATAATTTCTGAGAACCAAAAAGCCATTGAAGATTTCAAAAAAGGCAAAGAAACGGCCCTTCAGTTTTTAATTGGCCAGTTTATGAAGGAGACAAAGGGCAAGGTTAATCCCCAAAAAGCCGCAGAAATTTTAAAGGACCTTTTGAAATAAAAGTTTGACAAAAGATTTCAAGAGAGTAAAATAGGCAATACACATACTGAATAAACAGATAAAGTAATAGTAGTTTCAAATGACCGATTTTCAGAATTTTTAAAGGATAAAATCGGAAGCAAAGGTCGGAGCTACTAACAAAGATTAAAAGATTGTTAAATCAAGGAAAACATGACAAAAGATACCAAAGATAAGGACTTTCTTGAGTTTATTATAAAAAACTTGGTTGACCATCCTGACGATGTCAAAATCGACCGAAAAGTAGACGAAATGGGAGTTTTACTTTCTTTGACAGTAAACCTCGAAGACATGGGACAGATTATCGGTCGTCAAGGAGAAACAGCCAGAGCAATTCGAAATTTAGTTCGAATTGTCGGTCTTAAAAATCACGCCAGAGTGAATTTAAAGATCGAAGAGCCGGAAGGCTCTACCAGGCCTGCCAGGTCTGACTCAGGTCCAAGGAGAGGATCTGAAAGAGATTTGGGGGATTTAAATTTGTAAATTCAAAGTTTACAGAAAACAGAAAACCGTGCTATCATTTTAATGAAAGCACGGTTTTCGTTTAACCGTAGTTTTTTACCATATGATTCAGTTTGATATTATTACCATTTTCCCTCATATTTTTGATTCTTATTTAAAAGAATCTCTTATTCAAAGGGCCGTTAAATCCGGTTTAATTAAGGTTAAAGTTCATAATTTAAGAGATTTTGCCCCTGATTCCAGAAAAACGGTTGATGACCGGCCTTTTGGCGGAGGAATCGGCATGGTGATGAAAGTGGAGCCGATTTTTAAAGCAGTTAATAAGATTAAATCCGCCAGTGGGCGAACAAAGGTTATTCTTTTTACTCCTCGGGGTAAAA includes these proteins:
- a CDS encoding peptidoglycan bridge formation glycyltransferase FemA/FemB family protein gives rise to the protein MNLKEIKEKNTWESFFKEIREKTFLQSWNWGEFQKAMRNKIWRLGTYDNEELVACALITKIQAKRGKFLLIQHGPSFAKASEGNAHIRYEMLKNLLEELKRVGKEEKANFIRMNPLWELNQENQDILMNLRFKKAPIHANAYEATWKLDISLSEEEILQNMRKTTRYLIRQAVKNQDITIEKSEKLDGLGIYQNLSKEVAKRQKFVPFSDEYIKNEFEVFSKDNQALLFFGKYKGEIASAALVVFWSGIGFYHQAASLSKYAEFSIPYLLQWEAIKEAKKRGCNFYDFWGYIDPQKFPKHPWSGPTLFKMGFGGGAYEYVKTQDFILSQKYWFNWMIEKLRKIKRGL
- a CDS encoding cell division protein FtsQ/DivIB; this encodes MKKIKYYGKFNKYRSRRKRKIFYFIPVLLFFTIFYLIYFSPFFQIKKIEISGNQKISSDNLKGPIEDKLIKKILFFNSKSLFLADLKEIEESILKKYPEIEKVNFFKKIPDKLMVLIKERSPVAVLEKDNNYFLIDKSGIVFEKTEEKQNFLLIKKPEFTQEIKLGNNLIEEEWMGQILKVEPEFKNKNLEFRIDFAEILNEQRLNVKTSEGFEVYFDLLGDISQQVLNLSVILKEKISPKELRNLEYIDLRFGNQVYYK
- a CDS encoding glycosyltransferase family 39 protein; this encodes MQLSNKLTNIICVVVLAFIFLISALSMKGDALTFDELAHLPAGYSYLTQKDYRLNPEHPPLVKDFSALPLLFMNINFPKDSPAWQEGSQGRWWVQFNFGSDFLYRSGNDADKIIFWARVPMILILLFLGWFAFRWAKELGGNKLALLVLTVFSFSPTFIANGRFVTTDVAAALGATLATYYYLKFLKNPSKKNIIFGGLALGISLLFKFSLILLFPFFAVITIVFIFLENGNKFKNLLKYIFPGFALLFLALGVIWLVYGYHMINYPSDLQYSETKAFLETTAIPKPIINLNLAMTKNPVTRPIAQYAEGLLMATNRTATGNTTYFFGMVSAAGWWFYFPVVYFIKLPLAFHLLTLISILASAVLIKKIVFKEILNNIKNWVRNHFTEFSMMIFVLIYWITSMAGSLNIGVRHLLPSLPFIFILTCLGINNFLNNIKKAPFKKAALFLIIILLGWYIGSSLMVFPYFLTYFNETVGGPKNGYKYVVDSNLDWGQDFKRLKSWMEENNVNKIYIDYFGGADLDYYIKGKYVRWDGKKSPNDLPKGNYLVVSANQLQGGRAMALPDYTERTDYYDWLNQYNPVAFIGNSIFVYYIK
- a CDS encoding glycosyltransferase family 39 protein — its product is MNKKILLLLIIILSIACFFRLWKLNSIPPGLYPDVAMNGTDALSAIKNHDFKIFYPENNGREGLFINLIGFSFLIFGISIWSIKIVSAIIGILTVLGIFLFTKEIFKLSNFKPNVSDFIALLSSFFLAISFWHVNFSRMGFRAIFTPFILVFSLYFLFKGLRTKKILDLIIGGAIFGLGFHTYISFRLAVLLLAFLFIIWLLIYYKEKILKKFFLFSFFIFISIVIVAIPIGFYFMQHPGDFIGRATGVSVFSQPNPIKSFVRSFVIHLGMFNFYGDPNWRHNIALSPIFPWPSPLLFWPIGIAFLIGFVLSIKKSLYFLKNKDYPQLLVYSTILIWLFVMILPSALTYEGIPHALRSIGAIPPAFILSAIGFVFLYQKIKDFLKVKSKIALFLGLILCLSWFSYGEYNRYFVVWGQSPAVKGAFDQGLFDIGNYLNSLPNNVKTYVIVNELQYPLYGISIPGQTPMFIENTKFGTTRANYIKAQDLDKIVLGDKNTVIIPIYKNSLFNELKRKFPEAKIIEKETFVIFEIEK
- the tmk gene encoding dTMP kinase translates to MQNNNYPGKFIVFEGLDGSGQSTQVSLMKEYLEKKGFKVFSTKEPTKNLSVAQEIKDVLEKKKETSAENLQKLFVKDRKEHLEKEILPALERGEMVISDRYFFSTFAFGTADGLDLEWLIQLNKEFLMPDVTFLLKVKPETCLGRITKRGTEKTLFEVKEKMHRIWAIFEKLVPRFNNVFLIDGEKSIQEVFEDSKKIIENNLKI
- the deoC gene encoding deoxyribose-phosphate aldolase — its product is MKNINQIAKIIDQTNIDLKATIEDIKKTCQEAKEYGFRGVCINPKWTKLAKKELKGSNTKVIILIDPPMGQSTTLQRVRACKKAKKDGADETDVVMNIIDLKYERYGKVLKDLKTICKILPTKVIIGSGFLTDGEIEKASTLVKEAGAICVKTATSKDPLESREMEEKAKHVAIMKKSAPGLLIKASGRVSNLEDLKKMVEAGADLIGTSYGVQIIKETFNQK
- the gatB gene encoding Asp-tRNA(Asn)/Glu-tRNA(Gln) amidotransferase subunit GatB produces the protein MAKLKPVIGLEIHVELGTKTKMFCSCLNDPDQKSPNFNVCPVCMGHPGVLPVANEEAIERVIKTGISLNCEISEDSKFDRKSYFYPDLPKGYQISQFYIPFCKQGFLKINNKKIRIREIHLEEDTGRLVHPVDEDSSLADFNRAGIPLMELVTEPDINSAKEAREFAQELQLILRYLDISKADMEKGQMRVEANISVGKNNKLGTKVEIKNINSFRSVERGIDYEIKRQTELLESGEQIVQETRGWLEEKGETQSQRTKEEAHDYRYFPEPDLPVFKTGTKNYISRIKRQLPELPNQRRERFNKEYNLSEREIEIFVQNKDLGEYFEKVYSELKDWVSSVEMKRKISKKEETKLIKLCTNYLLTDLQFLIKGKAFEKEKFPITPENFGEFITLIYEGKISSKIGKMLLPEMFKTGGDPSQLIREKGLSQIDDRSEIETKAKKIISENQKAIEDFKKGKETALQFLIGQFMKETKGKVNPQKAAEILKDLLK
- a CDS encoding KH domain-containing protein, whose translation is MTKDTKDKDFLEFIIKNLVDHPDDVKIDRKVDEMGVLLSLTVNLEDMGQIIGRQGETARAIRNLVRIVGLKNHARVNLKIEEPEGSTRPARSDSGPRRGSERDLGDLNL